The Penicillium oxalicum strain HP7-1 chromosome V, whole genome shotgun sequence genomic interval CTCGCCAGGGAATCGGAGGAGACTCGAGGGTTTTCAATATTTCCGTGGCGTCACCGTCTGCTTGACGCAGGAGATATGCCAATTTCTCtctttattctttttttctcctcttttgaTGAAAACCTTGTCCTAATTGTCCCCGACCATTTATGTACAGCTGGGCTACCTCTTCAGGGACATCGGCTCTCATCTTCACTCAATGAACCCAGCATCTATCGCCATTTGAGTGAAATTGATGGCAGAGAGGTTTGAAAGAAGGGGCAGTCACGATGATGGATATGCCGAGTCGCGCGACGAGGGCTCTCTGAGAAAGTCGGTGGTTTATGTGAATGAGACTGCGAGCCATGGCGACGATGTATCAGAGGACGCAGACGcggaaggggaagagaacAGACAAGATCAGAAATATCCATCAAAACTACAGTTGATGCCAATTTTGATCGGGATCTGCCTTCAGTCTGTTTGCATTGCCTTGGTCAGTTTCCCTACCTCAGTCGTAATCATGTCGGAATGGGGAAAAAACTAACCAAATATCTACTCTCATAGGACAACACGATCCTCTCGACAGCGACGCCCAAAATCACAGAAGAGTTCAATTCTCTGGAAGATCTGTCTTGGTATGCGAGTGCATATCTTTTGACAACTTGCGCTGTGACACTCCCCTTTGGCAGAGTATACactttcttctccaccaaaTGGACGTACCTGATCGCCTTGGCTTTGTTCGAAGTTGGGTCCTTTGTGTGTGCTTCAACCCCTACTTCAAAAGGCCTTATCGTAGGAAGAGCAATAGCGGGCATTGGATCCGGGGGAATGTCACCGGGTGCTTTGCTACTTCTGTCCGAGAGCGTCCCCCTGCATCGCCGCGCCCTGCACTTTTCCATAATCGGAAGTGTGAGTGGCATTGCTACCATCACGGGGCCCATGTGAGACTGCCCTGATATTGAAGATCTAGGATCACACCCTGGCGGATCTTCAGCTGACTGTTCCGTATAGACTAGGAGGGTTCCTCACCGATCGTGCGAGTTGGAGATGGTGCTTTTGGATCAATCTGCCCGTCGGAGCTATAACGGGACTCTTCATCTTGGTTTTCTTCCGAGATGCCCAGGGGTCCACAATTACTGACTCCGGATGGCTGAGCAAGATCAAACGGATGGACCCATCGGTCTTGTGACTCTGATACCTGCTGTGGTTTCGCTCCTGCTGAGCCTCCAGTGGGGAGGCTCACGCTTCTCCTGGACAAGCCCAAGGATAATTGCCCTTTTGGTGGTATTTGCCGTGTTTGGAATATCATGGTGTGCGATACAGATCTGGAAACAGGACCATGCCACCGTGCCACCTCGTCTACTGAGGAATCGCAATGTTCTTGGAGCGGTGGTACACGCCATGTTCTTGGGGGGCTCGTTTTTCGTTTTTGGTTACTACGTCAGTCATCCTCCAtctatcttctttttctaagATTATCATCCCACTCACGCGCAAAATGAGACAGCTTCCGATATGGTTCCAGGCTGTGCGGCAAGTCTCGGCCGCCGAGTCTGGAATTGACAACTTACCCACGGTTATCACCATGATCGTCTGCTCGACCTTTGGTGGCCTGCTTGTGAACATGATCGGCTACTATACGCCACTCATGTTCCTCGGAAGCGCTCTCCTAACAGTCGGATTCGGTCTGTGTACAACCTTCAAAGTTCACAGTAACTACAGCGCCTGGATTGGCTACCAGGTCATCATTGGAATTGGAGCCGGAGTCGGATTCCAACAATGCTACAATGCTCTTCAAACGGTCCTCCCGTCGAAAGATTTGCCAGTCGGGATTGCAATCATCACCTTTTCGCAAAGTTTGAGTGGAGCTCTATTCGTTTCGATTGCCCAGAATGTCTTCCAGACTCGACTCGTGGCAAATCTGACGCGATATGCGCCACAAGCCGATGCAGCAGCCGTCGTTCAAGCTGGTGCGGCAAACCTCGCCCATAAAATACCCCCTTCACTCCTTCCTTCTGTGCTATATGCATACAATCTCGCGATCACCAGAACCTTTTATGTGTGTGTCGCCATGGCTCTCATCTCATTCTTGGGGGCGTGCCTGGTTGAATGGAGATCGATGAGAAGACTGAAAAAGGCGGCCGATATAGTTGAGGAGGCGTGAGGCTACGAGCTTATCCGTCTTGAACCACAAAGCCAAATGAATTTTGTTCAATGGGCATGGAACCAGAATTAATCACATTtttcttaaaaaaaaaattgggtTAGAAATACAACATGGGAGATATCCCCCCGGCTACGTCTCAGAAAGACAGAAATCGCTCGTGCCTGTAGTGTCGACTGTTTGTATGGATCTGCGAGTGGTATTTCCTACTTTCAACATCTTTGTTCAATCGAAAGATATTACTCAAGATGACTTACGTAAATAAATGCGTTCTCTAAAAATTCACTTCTGCAAGGATAGATAGCTTTCTCTTATACCCGCTCGTGAAACAATGTGGCTAGTCGCCATCAATGCCATGCAAGCTAAGGCAGAGACACACACCATACAGTTCCGTCAATCTCTTGGAATGAAGTTTATACCAAGGATATCCAAAATTTGACACCATCGAACGCACTTTGGATTGGTTGAGAGATATGATCACATTTCACGCCATCAGTTTGGCTTTTGGGCCCCGCAAAGCTCCCAGGATCGAAGTTCCAATGACCCCTTGCTGGAACGCTTCCTCAATCTCTCCTAACGATCTTCCCTTGGTCTCCTGCATGAAAATCGCACCTACAAAGGAGGTTAAGAGACAGCAGCCACCAAACAGAAAGTACGCGCCGAAACTGCTCTTGGCCAACAGGATCGGAGTCGTCAAAGCCACCAGGAAATTAAAAACCCAGTTGCTCGAGTGCGCCAAGGTTGTCGCCGATGCTCGAGTACGCTGTGGTTGAATCTCGGCTGCATATACCTTCACCGCAACAGCCCAGGTCAAGCTGAAAATGATGGCGAAGACATAGATGCAGACAATGACGATCCAGCGTCCAGCCCCATATGTCCCATGAACAGCACCACCTGCATACAAACCACCGATCAGGAACATGACCGTCCCGAGACCAAGGCCTCCATAGATGATGCTGTGTCTGCGTCCCCAGCCGTCCGCATAGATCAATCCTGGAATCGTCACGGCAAAGATAACCAGTGCAGACACGCCAGATGCGAAGAAGCTTGCCTGGGATGAGGCTAGTCCCGCTTGCTGGAAGAGCAGTGGAGCATACTGTGATTCTTGTCAGCGAGCACGATTGGGAGCCAAATTGGGCAAGACTGTGAGAGTGCCCTGACATACATATAGAACACCATCTATTCCACTGAGCTGCTGCATTCCCATCAAGAAAACGGCCAGTGCCGTGCGTGTGCGCACGTCCCTTGCGAAGATGTCGAAGATTTTATGCGCGGGCCTTTTCCCTTCGACATTCGCtggtggagctggagctgctggCCCCGTGACTGGGATTATCTCCGATTGCTGTTCAGCTTTTTCTCGCTCGGCCTGGCTGACTTCCAGTTTATCCCATGTCTCAGCAGCCTCCCTGTGCCGGTTATGCAACGTCAGCCAACGAGGTGATTCGGGTAGATATAACCACGACATGGCGGAGAACATGATCGATAGCGAAGACAAAGCCACA includes:
- a CDS encoding Efflux pump roqT; translation: MAERFERRGSHDDGYAESRDEGSLRKSVVYVNETASHGDDVSEDADAEGEENRQDQKYPSKLQLMPILIGICLQSVCIALDNTILSTATPKITEEFNSLEDLSWYASAYLLTTCAVTLPFGRVYTFFSTKWTYLIALALFEVGSFVCASTPTSKGLIVGRAIAGIGSGGMSPGALLLLSESVPLHRRALHFSIIGSDHTLADLQLTVPYRLGGFLTDRASWRWCFWINLPVGAITGLFILVFFRDAQGSTITDSGWLSKIKRMDPSWGGSRFSWTSPRIIALLVVFAVFGISWCAIQIWKQDHATVPPRLLRNRNVLGAVVHAMFLGGSFFVFGYYLPIWFQAVRQVSAAESGIDNLPTVITMIVCSTFGGLLVNMIGYYTPLMFLGSALLTVGFGLCTTFKVHSNYSAWIGYQVIIGIGAGVGFQQCYNALQTVLPSKDLPVGIAIITFSQSLSGALFVSIAQNVFQTRLVANLTRYAPQADAAAVVQAGAANLAHKIPPSLLPSVLYAYNLAITRTFYVCVAMALISFLGACLVEWRSMRRLKKAADIVEEA